A genome region from Myxococcales bacterium includes the following:
- the udk gene encoding uridine kinase, with protein MKALTIGIAGGSGSGKTTIAQKIIKGVGEKRISYLEMDAYYRDLSHLPLDERALTNFDHPAAFDTELFVQHIDMLRSGMDVEKPEYDFTIHSRKRSTVRVKARPVVFLEGILLFENQYVREHIDIKIYVETPSDLRFIRRLTRDLSERGRTTDSVVKQYYKTVRPMHQAFVEPSREYADIIVPWQGYNEVAIEMVTSRIEQSLAKREEEESFIVPPDEDIKEAILKQ; from the coding sequence ATGAAGGCTCTGACAATTGGAATTGCTGGGGGATCGGGCTCAGGGAAGACCACAATCGCTCAGAAAATCATCAAAGGCGTCGGAGAAAAGAGGATAAGCTATCTGGAAATGGATGCTTATTACAGGGACTTATCCCACCTTCCGCTGGATGAACGAGCTCTCACAAACTTTGACCACCCCGCTGCCTTCGATACTGAACTCTTCGTCCAGCATATAGACATGCTCAGAAGCGGGATGGATGTCGAAAAGCCGGAATACGATTTCACAATCCACTCGCGAAAAAGGAGCACGGTAAGGGTGAAAGCGCGCCCGGTGGTCTTCCTCGAAGGGATACTTCTTTTTGAAAATCAATATGTTCGCGAACATATAGACATCAAGATATACGTGGAAACCCCATCCGATCTGAGGTTTATAAGGAGGCTCACCCGCGATCTCAGCGAGCGCGGCAGAACGACCGATTCCGTCGTAAAACAGTACTATAAGACGGTGCGCCCCATGCACCAAGCCTTCGTGGAACCCTCCCGCGAATACGCCGACATAATAGTCCCGTGGCAGGGATACAACGAGGTAGCCATAGAAATGGTAACCAGCAGAATCGAACAGAGCCTCGCAAAGCGCGAGGAAGAAGAGAGCTTTATCGTCCCGCCAGATGAAGATATAAAAGAGGCAATTCTGAAGCAATAG